The following are from one region of the Arthrobacter sp. TMP15 genome:
- a CDS encoding DUF4193 family protein produces MSSGYHRTRTAPTSSGVALASNVVGKQVPGVFKDALIDLADTERAEGYELPGGQLPLDELAVEILSEQVDEFTCGSCFLVRHRSQLVRETNSLGYCSDCEN; encoded by the coding sequence ATGAGTTCCGGCTATCACCGCACCCGAACCGCACCCACGTCTTCGGGGGTTGCACTTGCCAGCAATGTTGTTGGCAAACAGGTGCCAGGAGTGTTCAAGGACGCGCTCATTGACTTGGCGGACACTGAGCGTGCCGAGGGCTATGAACTGCCGGGCGGGCAATTGCCCCTTGATGAGTTGGCCGTGGAAATTCTCAGCGAACAGGTTGATGAATTTACCTGCGGTTCATGCTTTCTTGTCCGCCACCGTTCCCAGCTGGTGCGGGAAACAAACTCGCTGGGTTACTGCAGCGATTGCGAGAACTAG
- a CDS encoding DUF3159 domain-containing protein, translating into MAAKNPLVRKENGHIDLLAAAGGVRGIAESILPGLVFLVAFTLTRNLSIALVGSVVMAAVFLILRLIQRTPLTQALAGIAGVALSAFLAMQTGKAENFYLIGFLTNAAYILAMVVSIAVRWPVLGLLFGYARNEGVRWRVQPERMRAYRVATWILVGVMAARLLVQLPLYLSEQVDALGAMRLIMGVPLYAFGLWIAWLVSRPVQDLQRAEDPQNL; encoded by the coding sequence ATGGCTGCCAAGAATCCTCTTGTTCGCAAAGAAAATGGTCACATTGACCTGTTGGCCGCCGCCGGGGGAGTACGCGGCATTGCCGAGAGCATTCTGCCCGGGCTGGTCTTCTTAGTTGCGTTCACACTCACCCGAAACCTGAGCATCGCCCTGGTGGGTTCCGTTGTCATGGCTGCGGTTTTTTTGATTCTTCGGCTCATCCAGCGCACACCGTTGACCCAGGCGCTGGCCGGGATTGCCGGGGTCGCGCTGTCAGCGTTTCTGGCGATGCAAACAGGGAAAGCTGAGAACTTTTATCTCATCGGGTTCCTGACCAATGCCGCCTATATTTTGGCCATGGTTGTCTCGATCGCTGTGCGTTGGCCCGTCTTGGGATTACTGTTTGGATATGCCCGGAACGAAGGTGTGCGCTGGCGGGTCCAGCCTGAGCGGATGCGTGCTTACCGGGTTGCCACATGGATTCTGGTGGGTGTCATGGCTGCCCGGTTGCTGGTGCAGTTGCCGCTGTACCTGAGCGAGCAGGTTGATGCATTGGGCGCTATGCGCCTGATTATGGGTGTGCCGCTTTATGCTTTCGGGCTGTGGATTGCCTGGCTCGTTAGCCGTCCCGTACAGGACCTCCAGAGGGCTGAAGACCCCCAAAACTTGTAG
- a CDS encoding nucleotide pyrophosphatase/phosphodiesterase family protein translates to MPAAPAYGKSSIGDVFGSAAAALGATGFSNVLNLPAAPRICIVLVDGLGKALLKQRSAHAPFLRSVMANDSQGDHPRTLHAAFPSTTATSLTSLGTGAVPGQHGMVGYDVLDPRQDKVVNLLGNWDGGVDPLKWQTCPTVFERLADTVPTTTVSLPQFANSAMTRAALRGSEFRPAVSVHARVEQAVAALGASPTSLVYLYWSELDKAGHSHGSDSAQWERQLEELDAGMKRLAATAPSNTLILLTADHGMVDIPRSARIDFSVFPELIAGVRHTGGEPRMVHLYLEPDASASTRADLMSAWLERFGKKAWVLSREQAIAAGYFGEVSESVRPRIGDVLILARESVAFYDLRRVRAQAMDVVGQHGSITKAEREVPLLRIPVTAKSPKAKRR, encoded by the coding sequence TTGCCTGCGGCGCCGGCATACGGCAAGTCAAGCATTGGTGATGTATTTGGCAGTGCAGCCGCGGCGCTCGGGGCAACGGGTTTTTCCAACGTCCTGAACTTGCCGGCTGCACCACGGATTTGTATTGTCCTTGTTGATGGACTGGGCAAGGCGCTACTCAAGCAGCGGTCCGCTCACGCGCCGTTCTTACGTTCAGTGATGGCCAACGATTCGCAAGGGGACCATCCGCGCACACTTCACGCAGCCTTCCCCAGCACCACGGCAACCTCCCTCACCTCGTTGGGGACAGGTGCGGTACCCGGGCAACACGGCATGGTGGGTTATGACGTGCTAGATCCACGGCAGGACAAGGTGGTGAATCTGCTGGGGAATTGGGACGGCGGTGTCGACCCGCTGAAGTGGCAAACCTGTCCCACAGTGTTTGAACGGCTCGCGGACACGGTACCAACAACAACTGTGAGCCTGCCACAATTTGCCAACTCGGCGATGACCCGTGCTGCCCTTCGAGGCAGCGAGTTCAGGCCAGCGGTCTCTGTTCATGCGCGCGTGGAACAAGCGGTTGCCGCTTTGGGGGCCTCTCCCACATCGCTTGTCTACCTGTACTGGAGCGAACTGGACAAGGCCGGGCATAGCCATGGATCAGACTCCGCACAGTGGGAACGGCAGTTAGAGGAGCTCGACGCCGGCATGAAGCGGCTGGCTGCAACAGCACCATCGAACACCTTGATCCTGCTGACAGCAGACCACGGGATGGTGGATATTCCGCGTTCTGCCCGCATAGATTTCTCCGTTTTTCCGGAACTGATTGCAGGGGTCAGGCACACCGGTGGTGAACCGCGGATGGTCCACCTGTATTTGGAGCCCGATGCCAGTGCGAGCACTCGCGCGGACCTGATGTCTGCGTGGCTTGAGAGATTTGGTAAGAAGGCCTGGGTTCTGAGTCGTGAACAGGCTATTGCTGCTGGCTACTTTGGTGAAGTCAGCGAATCAGTGCGTCCCCGCATCGGTGACGTACTGATTCTGGCAAGGGAGTCGGTGGCATTCTACGACCTGCGCCGCGTGCGCGCACAAGCCATGGATGTGGTTGGCCAACACGGCTCCATCACTAAAGCTGAACGAGAAGTCCCACTATTGCGGATCCCCGTGACGGCGAAGAGCCCCAAAGCTAAACGGCGCTAA
- a CDS encoding TrkA family potassium uptake protein: protein MAHFVIMGCGRVGATLAHTLEDSGHSVAIIDQDERAFRRLRTGFGGRKITGVGFDQDTLKQADIEHAYAFAAVSSGDNSNILATRVARETFHVEHVVARIYDPGRAEIYQRLGIPTVAAVRWSADQVLRRILPETAIKGDFREPSGRLLLSELTLHQGWIGHHILDIERAARVRVAYLTRFGEGMLPGADTSYQQGDIVHAMIVSAQSSEVTRVLAAAPVKEI from the coding sequence GTGGCACATTTTGTGATCATGGGCTGCGGCCGTGTTGGCGCAACATTGGCTCACACCTTAGAGGACTCCGGACACTCGGTGGCAATTATTGACCAGGACGAGCGAGCCTTCAGGCGACTGCGTACTGGTTTTGGTGGGCGGAAGATCACCGGAGTGGGTTTCGATCAAGATACGTTGAAGCAGGCCGACATTGAACATGCGTATGCTTTCGCTGCTGTCTCCAGTGGGGACAACTCCAATATTCTTGCCACCAGGGTGGCACGCGAAACTTTCCATGTTGAGCACGTCGTTGCACGAATTTACGATCCCGGCCGAGCAGAAATCTACCAGCGTTTAGGTATCCCCACAGTGGCCGCAGTGCGTTGGAGTGCCGATCAGGTACTGCGACGCATCCTCCCCGAAACAGCTATCAAGGGAGACTTCCGGGAACCGTCGGGGCGTCTGCTCTTAAGCGAGCTCACTTTGCATCAGGGGTGGATTGGGCATCACATTTTGGATATTGAACGTGCTGCCCGCGTGCGGGTGGCTTACTTGACCCGTTTTGGTGAAGGCATGCTGCCGGGAGCAGATACAAGCTACCAACAAGGCGATATTGTGCACGCCATGATTGTCAGTGCGCAGTCAAGCGAAGTGACGCGAGTTCTCGCTGCCGCACCTGTAAAGGAGATTTAG
- a CDS encoding DUF3093 domain-containing protein codes for MSTPSPQGATSPSTANYTEKLWPNFWGWVIVLGLSGAGILIFIPISPTAGYIAFFVLLIAQSALLIASTPTIRVTDETLQVGRAQIERQYIGAVSYYHGEQATEQRGIKLNGLAYLCIRGWIGPVVKIEITDSTDRTPYWLTSSRNPEHLSAALGGAVHKNASTIEDANPDL; via the coding sequence ATGTCAACACCATCGCCCCAGGGCGCAACGTCCCCCTCGACGGCCAACTACACCGAGAAGCTCTGGCCCAATTTTTGGGGATGGGTGATTGTGCTTGGTCTCTCAGGAGCTGGGATCCTGATTTTTATTCCCATCAGTCCCACCGCCGGCTACATCGCCTTTTTTGTTCTGCTCATAGCCCAGTCGGCACTGCTGATTGCTTCCACTCCCACCATTCGGGTGACTGATGAAACGTTACAAGTGGGCCGGGCACAGATTGAACGCCAGTACATTGGCGCAGTGAGCTACTACCACGGCGAGCAGGCAACCGAACAGCGCGGCATCAAGCTCAATGGGCTTGCCTACCTGTGTATTCGCGGCTGGATCGGACCTGTTGTGAAGATTGAAATCACCGACTCAACGGACAGGACCCCGTACTGGCTCACGTCCTCACGCAATCCTGAGCATTTGAGCGCAGCCCTGGGCGGGGCGGTGCACAAGAACGCTTCCACGATTGAGGATGCAAACCCGGATCTCTGA
- a CDS encoding TrkA family potassium uptake protein, protein MLVVIVGAGSVGCSIAKELLSNGHETLLIDPNPEVIGKSGLRGARWLVGDACEISTLREAKLEEADVVVSATGDDKVNLVVSLLAKSEFGVGRTVGRVNNPKNDWMFDDSWGVDVAVNTPRLMTALVEEAVEIGDLIRLLTLQAGAASLVGFTVPSEAHVIGQTVGVIGWPQDATLVAILRDEAPITPSPDDVIEAGDELFFITTIAAEHNLRSLLCPNKPLSDNPV, encoded by the coding sequence ATGCTGGTAGTCATTGTCGGAGCAGGCAGTGTGGGTTGTTCAATTGCCAAGGAGTTGCTCTCCAACGGGCACGAAACGCTTCTGATCGACCCCAATCCGGAAGTTATCGGAAAGAGCGGTCTGCGCGGTGCCCGATGGCTGGTGGGTGATGCTTGTGAGATCAGTACATTACGTGAAGCAAAACTAGAAGAGGCCGATGTGGTTGTCTCAGCCACGGGTGATGACAAGGTCAATCTGGTGGTCTCACTGCTAGCGAAGTCAGAGTTTGGTGTAGGGCGCACAGTTGGCCGGGTGAACAATCCCAAGAATGACTGGATGTTTGATGACTCCTGGGGCGTGGACGTTGCTGTCAACACACCACGACTCATGACGGCCCTGGTTGAAGAGGCCGTTGAGATCGGTGATCTGATCCGCCTGCTGACTCTACAAGCTGGGGCGGCATCTTTGGTGGGATTCACGGTGCCTTCAGAAGCGCATGTCATTGGCCAAACAGTGGGCGTTATCGGCTGGCCGCAAGACGCAACACTCGTTGCTATTTTGCGTGACGAGGCACCTATCACACCCAGTCCTGATGACGTCATTGAGGCCGGTGACGAGCTCTTCTTCATCACAACAATTGCCGCGGAGCATAATTTGCGCAGTCTGCTCTGCCCCAACAAACCCCTTTCGGATAACCCCGTCTAG
- a CDS encoding DUF3710 domain-containing protein, with amino-acid sequence MAFGFGKKKKNGSDEPVASTSGSVDIDDAGAVSQGSALLSLPPDPADTVYDRALHGPLDDSEIENTDGYVDLGALLITPREGLSLRLEVEESTSRVIAVTLDLNGSSLQLQAFAASRSEQLWRDIREQIGLSVGSQGGEIEIVDGTFGKEVLAKVPAQGADGSKGFRVARFIGIDGPRWFLRGVLGGNAAVDAEAAAELEDLFRGVVVLRGETPLPPRDLLLLRLPKDAVTGPEGGVAADQGAPAQGGEPFSRGPEITAIG; translated from the coding sequence ATGGCTTTTGGGTTCGGTAAGAAAAAGAAGAACGGCTCAGATGAGCCAGTTGCAAGTACAAGCGGCAGTGTTGATATTGACGACGCCGGCGCAGTGTCGCAAGGCTCAGCCTTGTTGAGCCTGCCACCAGATCCCGCAGATACCGTCTACGACCGCGCGCTCCATGGTCCTTTGGATGATTCTGAGATAGAAAACACCGATGGCTACGTTGACTTGGGTGCGCTTTTGATCACTCCACGCGAAGGATTGTCCTTGCGCCTGGAGGTTGAGGAAAGCACCTCACGCGTCATAGCTGTAACGCTTGACCTCAATGGCTCAAGCTTGCAGTTGCAGGCGTTTGCAGCGTCCCGCTCGGAACAGCTGTGGCGTGACATCCGTGAGCAGATCGGCCTGTCCGTGGGCTCTCAAGGCGGCGAGATCGAGATTGTTGACGGCACGTTCGGCAAGGAAGTTCTTGCCAAGGTTCCAGCCCAGGGTGCCGATGGCAGCAAGGGCTTCCGGGTTGCTAGGTTCATTGGCATTGACGGCCCGCGGTGGTTCTTGCGCGGTGTGTTGGGCGGTAACGCCGCTGTTGACGCGGAAGCTGCGGCTGAACTAGAGGATTTGTTCCGCGGTGTGGTGGTGCTTCGCGGCGAAACGCCGTTACCACCACGAGACTTGCTGCTGCTGCGCCTGCCCAAGGATGCGGTTACTGGCCCTGAAGGTGGAGTAGCTGCCGATCAAGGGGCGCCAGCCCAAGGTGGGGAACCGTTTAGTCGAGGCCCTGAAATTACCGCGATAGGTTAA
- a CDS encoding DUF5998 family protein gives MVSMNSFGAGASANTKGRDLESALQRSGFYPRLVADVVNDALDGQESLSHLVHLETHFDRTEVQRHITVLVLTSEMLVITHVDDHQLDETGEQMVAQVSTESVPVSQIKSVVLSYMFSQPQDYKPSDPARELTLSIAWSGGQRVEMGPASCGDPSCDADHGYSGTIAQEDIALRISAEAEGLQAVVDAKAFARALRAANTGTIPATHTELGATKFPAFGARLGRSHYRR, from the coding sequence ATGGTGTCCATGAACAGCTTCGGAGCCGGTGCCTCGGCCAACACCAAGGGCCGTGATTTGGAATCTGCACTCCAGCGGTCAGGTTTTTATCCCCGTCTTGTTGCCGATGTGGTTAACGATGCCTTGGATGGCCAAGAGAGCCTGTCCCATCTTGTGCACCTCGAAACACACTTTGACCGCACTGAGGTCCAGCGGCACATCACTGTGCTTGTGCTGACCTCAGAGATGCTGGTGATCACCCATGTTGACGATCATCAGCTAGATGAGACGGGCGAGCAGATGGTGGCGCAGGTGTCCACAGAATCTGTTCCCGTCAGCCAGATCAAGTCAGTAGTGCTCAGCTATATGTTCTCCCAACCTCAGGATTACAAGCCTTCCGATCCGGCCCGTGAACTCACCTTGTCCATCGCCTGGTCTGGTGGGCAGCGCGTGGAGATGGGTCCGGCGTCGTGCGGGGACCCCAGCTGCGATGCCGACCACGGCTACTCCGGAACGATCGCCCAAGAAGACATTGCCTTGCGTATTAGCGCAGAGGCGGAAGGGTTGCAGGCAGTTGTTGATGCCAAGGCCTTCGCTCGTGCCCTGCGTGCGGCCAACACGGGAACAATTCCCGCCACTCACACCGAGTTGGGTGCCACGAAGTTTCCGGCCTTCGGTGCACGGTTGGGACGCTCCCATTACCGCCGATAA
- a CDS encoding GNAT family N-acetyltransferase, which yields MVKPELAPEYPAYWEADVVLRDGGTGHLRPMTAADAEAVQVFHMAQSQNSIYLRFFTYKSKLTAKELRRFTELDYRNRVAFVITHGEEIIGIGRYDRLDDPTEAEVAFNVSDAHQGRGVGSILLEHLAVAARENGIGRFSAEVLPENRKMIQVFSDAGYEVHRRFDDGVISLHFDIDPTEKSRAVMESREHRAEARSVAGLVAPASIAVIGASREWGSVGQQLLEHVIEGKFTGSVYAVNREALEVSGMMPYDSIGQVPAPVDLAIIAVPYDRVPAVVEQCGKAGVKGLVIATAGFADDGERGLVRQRALVRQARANGMRLVGPASLGLANTDPEVSLNASMAPALPKQGGLGIFSQSAALGVSLFAAMSRREIGMSTVLSAGNRADVSGNDMMQFWEDDPNTTACGLYLESIGNPRKFSRISRRLARSKPVIVAKSDSMGLRLPPGHTVRTTAAPPGALDAMLRQSGVLRVNTIEELSDVAQIVVGQPLPKGPGLAIIGNSDAMGSVVADAAEQHGLRVAAMASNLFLDTGQSKALPLLKRTVLAALGEVGVDSAIVTLLPVVGLTVENIAKTLQACSKETGKPVLAVFTGIVELSVHVNRQMSHDLPAFSSAGAAIAALAAVTRYAHWLTLESPVFEAPTGVNPKAVEKLLDTWLEDVEGDSLVTLTPARAREVLGHYGIEVLESVAFGSDDEAVAAGQRLGWPVAIKTIDPSLRHRLDLGGVRINIENADSLRRNIIQMRKFLKPYGDKELEVQSMAEVGPSCTLRAIEDPLLGPVVSFGLSGDAVNLLDDWAHRVPPLSLGDTAELVRSPRAAVKLFGYEGLPPGNVSALEDLVARVAMLKDEHPEVAFIEFKPILVGPTTVTVLAVDLRIGNPAQRTDSARRAMIS from the coding sequence ATGGTGAAGCCAGAGCTCGCGCCCGAATATCCGGCCTATTGGGAAGCCGATGTTGTTCTCCGTGACGGTGGGACAGGGCATTTACGCCCAATGACCGCCGCAGATGCTGAGGCTGTACAAGTTTTTCATATGGCCCAATCACAAAATTCCATCTATTTACGCTTCTTTACTTATAAATCCAAGCTCACGGCCAAGGAACTGCGTCGTTTCACCGAGCTTGACTACCGTAACCGTGTGGCGTTTGTCATAACCCACGGGGAGGAGATCATCGGGATTGGCCGTTATGACAGGCTGGATGACCCCACTGAGGCCGAGGTGGCCTTCAATGTATCCGATGCACACCAGGGCCGTGGTGTGGGGTCCATCCTCCTAGAACACCTCGCCGTAGCGGCCAGAGAGAACGGTATTGGGAGGTTCTCGGCAGAGGTTCTGCCGGAGAACCGGAAGATGATCCAAGTATTTTCCGATGCGGGCTATGAGGTCCATAGGCGTTTCGATGATGGTGTCATCTCATTGCACTTTGATATTGATCCCACGGAGAAGTCCAGGGCCGTCATGGAATCTCGGGAGCACCGTGCTGAGGCCCGCAGCGTTGCAGGACTTGTGGCCCCTGCCTCGATTGCCGTGATTGGTGCCAGCAGGGAGTGGGGCAGCGTTGGCCAGCAACTCTTGGAACACGTGATTGAAGGGAAGTTCACCGGCTCCGTGTATGCCGTGAACCGGGAGGCGCTGGAAGTCTCAGGCATGATGCCCTACGACAGCATTGGCCAAGTGCCGGCGCCGGTTGATCTGGCCATCATTGCCGTGCCGTACGACCGCGTGCCAGCAGTGGTGGAGCAGTGTGGGAAGGCTGGGGTGAAGGGGCTGGTCATTGCCACAGCAGGATTTGCCGACGACGGCGAACGTGGCCTGGTGCGGCAGCGCGCCTTAGTCCGTCAAGCCAGGGCCAATGGCATGCGGTTGGTGGGGCCGGCGTCGTTGGGATTGGCCAATACCGACCCGGAGGTTTCACTCAATGCCTCCATGGCCCCGGCGTTGCCAAAACAGGGTGGGTTGGGTATTTTCAGCCAGTCAGCAGCTTTGGGGGTTTCCCTTTTCGCTGCCATGAGCCGTCGCGAAATCGGCATGTCAACAGTGCTCTCAGCCGGAAACCGCGCAGACGTTTCAGGCAATGACATGATGCAGTTTTGGGAGGATGACCCCAACACCACTGCCTGTGGCCTGTACTTGGAATCGATTGGAAACCCGCGTAAATTTTCCCGTATTTCTCGCCGCCTTGCCCGTAGCAAACCTGTGATTGTGGCCAAGTCAGATTCCATGGGCTTGCGGCTTCCGCCAGGGCATACCGTGCGCACAACTGCGGCCCCGCCGGGGGCCTTGGATGCGATGCTGCGCCAATCCGGAGTCCTCCGTGTGAATACCATTGAAGAGCTTTCCGACGTAGCCCAAATTGTTGTGGGGCAACCACTGCCCAAGGGTCCGGGCCTGGCTATCATCGGCAACTCTGATGCCATGGGTTCCGTGGTGGCGGACGCCGCAGAACAGCATGGATTGAGAGTGGCGGCCATGGCCTCGAACCTGTTCCTAGACACAGGACAGTCCAAGGCGCTGCCGCTGCTCAAGCGCACTGTTCTGGCGGCACTGGGTGAAGTGGGGGTGGACTCTGCCATTGTGACGTTGCTGCCGGTGGTTGGGCTCACAGTTGAGAACATTGCCAAGACTTTGCAGGCGTGTTCCAAGGAGACCGGCAAGCCCGTCCTGGCAGTCTTTACCGGGATTGTTGAATTGAGCGTTCACGTGAATCGACAAATGTCCCACGACCTGCCGGCATTTTCAAGTGCGGGGGCTGCGATCGCGGCGTTGGCGGCAGTGACACGTTACGCGCACTGGCTCACACTTGAGTCCCCTGTCTTTGAGGCACCGACAGGGGTCAACCCGAAAGCGGTGGAAAAATTACTTGACACGTGGCTAGAAGATGTAGAGGGTGACTCTCTTGTCACCCTCACTCCGGCCCGGGCCCGGGAGGTGCTGGGACATTACGGCATCGAGGTTTTGGAGTCAGTGGCATTTGGCAGTGATGACGAAGCCGTGGCTGCGGGGCAACGTCTGGGTTGGCCGGTAGCCATTAAAACCATTGACCCAAGTTTGCGTCACCGCCTGGATCTAGGTGGTGTCCGTATCAATATAGAAAATGCGGACTCCCTGCGACGCAATATTATCCAAATGCGAAAGTTCCTCAAACCGTATGGTGACAAAGAACTAGAAGTGCAGTCCATGGCCGAGGTGGGCCCCTCATGCACCTTGCGGGCCATTGAAGATCCGCTCCTGGGACCGGTTGTCTCCTTCGGCCTCTCCGGTGATGCGGTGAACCTACTGGATGACTGGGCGCACCGGGTGCCACCGTTGTCCTTGGGTGACACCGCTGAATTGGTGCGCTCCCCGAGGGCCGCAGTGAAGCTCTTTGGCTATGAAGGCCTGCCGCCCGGCAACGTCAGTGCGCTTGAGGATTTGGTGGCCAGAGTCGCCATGCTCAAGGATGAACACCCTGAAGTGGCTTTCATTGAATTCAAACCAATTCTTGTGGGCCCCACAACCGTGACTGTGCTTGCCGTGGATCTGCGCATCGGTAACCCCGCTCAACGAACCGACAGCGCGCGGCGCGCCATGATCTCTTGA
- the dut gene encoding dUTP diphosphatase: MSQQTFPADPLNQLPEHGQVTLSVQLCMLDAGIEPPSYAHPGDAGADLRTRIDLVLAPGERALVPTGVSIALPFGFVALIHPRSGLATKAGLTIVNSPGTVDAGYRGELSVTLLNTDSRHSISLSRGDRIAQMVIQRVECAEFVVVDQLPDSVRGTGGFGSTGGFSSPTPAGATPGHGKD, encoded by the coding sequence GTGAGCCAACAGACTTTTCCCGCAGATCCGCTGAATCAACTTCCCGAGCATGGGCAAGTAACCCTGAGCGTGCAGCTGTGCATGCTCGACGCCGGGATTGAACCGCCCAGCTACGCCCACCCTGGCGATGCTGGAGCAGACCTGCGTACACGTATTGACCTTGTGTTGGCCCCGGGGGAGCGCGCACTTGTACCCACGGGGGTGAGCATCGCCTTGCCGTTTGGGTTCGTGGCGCTGATCCATCCGCGCTCCGGTCTGGCGACCAAGGCTGGCCTGACCATTGTCAATAGCCCCGGCACAGTTGACGCCGGATACCGCGGTGAGCTTTCCGTGACGCTACTGAACACCGACTCCCGCCATTCCATCTCTTTGTCCCGAGGCGATAGAATTGCGCAAATGGTGATTCAGCGCGTTGAATGCGCTGAGTTCGTTGTGGTGGATCAGTTACCTGACTCGGTGCGCGGAACGGGTGGCTTTGGTTCCACCGGCGGTTTTTCTTCGCCTACACCTGCGGGCGCCACACCAGGGCACGGCAAAGATTAA
- the sepH gene encoding septation protein SepH, which translates to MADLRLVGVHDDGGHLLLSGPDGNNYLLPLDEALRTAVGKTPHRSTRTAQPSGTRMSPREIQSMIRAGSNAAEVVEQSGLSLEQVRRYEGPVLAEREYIASQARKVQVGTESPHTEGYKSAFGNSAATLEEMVRHRLTAFGIDTKSLRWDAWREHAGAWTISATFEPGTHWAANSIGEAPPALWRFHASRKDLHNANRWAQQLSELEPLDSPVPERRLSAVIDKPFDVEADTAGEIPNEAAADEQRSGDGEQASAHEAPEEDQFPGRGILDMLRSRRGVRLGLDEDGDDELAAMLGTHVPGAHPRDESLYGAGSEETETEENAANEDHSDAEPADPQKSAGARDRLRGIPFLKLAPRLADHDEHHLDTVGSVSEVSSETREVVLSGEPLTATPAAPSTARPVTEPAPGPDAPGPDSDSSGSNNPNTDSSNPHDDNGPSDSEVAERLERKAAAKPKRSSVPSWDEIVFGTKGD; encoded by the coding sequence ATGGCTGATCTGCGGCTGGTGGGTGTCCACGACGACGGCGGACACTTGCTTCTCAGTGGTCCCGATGGAAATAACTACCTGCTTCCCCTTGATGAGGCACTGCGTACTGCTGTGGGCAAAACCCCGCATCGTTCAACCAGGACTGCCCAACCATCGGGAACCCGGATGTCACCACGGGAAATTCAATCCATGATTCGGGCCGGCTCCAACGCTGCCGAAGTTGTTGAGCAATCAGGCCTGAGCCTGGAACAGGTTCGCAGGTACGAGGGACCGGTTCTTGCTGAGCGCGAATACATCGCCAGCCAGGCTCGCAAAGTACAAGTTGGAACAGAGAGCCCCCACACCGAAGGCTACAAGTCAGCCTTCGGGAACAGTGCCGCAACGCTGGAGGAGATGGTCAGGCACCGCTTGACCGCTTTTGGTATTGATACTAAGTCACTGCGTTGGGACGCGTGGCGTGAACACGCAGGCGCCTGGACCATCAGCGCCACTTTTGAGCCCGGCACTCATTGGGCTGCGAACAGTATTGGTGAAGCTCCCCCGGCCTTATGGCGTTTCCATGCAAGCCGTAAAGACCTGCACAACGCTAACCGTTGGGCACAACAACTCAGTGAACTTGAGCCTCTTGACAGTCCCGTTCCGGAACGCCGGCTCAGCGCGGTTATAGACAAACCTTTTGATGTTGAAGCGGACACCGCTGGTGAAATTCCGAACGAAGCTGCAGCTGATGAGCAGCGTTCCGGTGATGGTGAGCAGGCAAGCGCGCACGAGGCACCTGAAGAAGATCAGTTCCCGGGCCGCGGCATTCTTGACATGCTCCGTTCACGCCGTGGCGTACGTTTGGGCCTGGATGAAGATGGTGACGACGAACTAGCAGCAATGCTCGGCACGCACGTACCAGGTGCCCACCCCCGTGATGAGTCTCTGTATGGCGCCGGGTCTGAGGAAACTGAGACCGAAGAGAACGCTGCTAACGAAGACCACAGCGATGCGGAACCCGCTGATCCGCAGAAGTCAGCAGGAGCCAGGGACCGGCTTCGTGGCATCCCTTTTTTGAAATTGGCTCCCCGTCTGGCCGATCACGACGAGCACCACTTGGATACGGTGGGCAGTGTTTCTGAAGTTTCCAGTGAAACTCGGGAAGTGGTTCTCTCTGGGGAGCCACTCACTGCTACTCCTGCCGCACCCAGCACGGCCAGGCCGGTGACAGAACCAGCTCCAGGGCCGGACGCTCCAGGGCCGGACAGCGACTCCAGCGGATCCAACAACCCCAATACGGACAGCAGCAATCCACACGATGACAACGGTCCAAGCGACAGTGAAGTAGCAGAGCGCCTGGAGCGGAAAGCAGCGGCCAAGCCCAAACGCTCAAGCGTGCCCAGCTGGGATGAAATAGTCTTCGGCACCAAAGGAGACTAA